From the Manihot esculenta cultivar AM560-2 chromosome 3, M.esculenta_v8, whole genome shotgun sequence genome, one window contains:
- the LOC110612206 gene encoding uncharacterized protein LOC110612206, with protein MPLYDCMLLLKPHIRKEAMADLVARVGKHVYSRNGVLTEIKSFGTIQLGYGIKKLDGRYYQGQLMQMTMMATPNINKELHYLNKEDRLLRWLLVKHRDTNYGLEYAIRDDESSKYNRNFQSETEDDEDDDDDEYDDDIEDEGESNVNQEKQEEQ; from the exons ATGCCTCTTTATGATTGCATGCTTCTGTTGAAGCCTCATATAAGAAAGGAAGCAATGGCGGACTTGGTAGCTCGAGTGGGAAAACATGTTTACAGTAGGAATGGTGTTCTTACTGAAATAAAATCATTTGGTACCATTCAACTGGGTTACGGTATTAAGAAGCTTGATGGAAGATATTATCAG GGCCAACTGATGCAGATGACAATGATGGCCACACCTAACATCAACAAGGAGCTGCATTACCTAAACAAGGAGGACCGCCTGCTGCGATGGCTTCTTGTTAAGCACCGAGACACAAATTATGGGCTGGAATATGCTATAAGAGATGATGAATCCAGCAAATACAATAGAAATTTTCAATCCGAAACTGAAGACGacgaggatgatgatgatgatgaatatGATGACGACATTGAGGATGAGGGTGAATCCAATGTGAACCAAGAGAAGCAGGAGGAGCAATGA
- the LOC110610957 gene encoding probable polygalacturonase At3g15720 translates to MQKVQLLTIIFIFISSIVSNLAIGDATSTFNVVDFGAIGDGETDNSKAFLQAWKALCEAEEDEYGGMPMLQIPDGTFLLKPLQFQGPCVSNSIHIQLLGKILAPSTIKRKWWILFTEVNGLILDGSGSIDGQGSLWWNKVSLFLALQFHRCDNLELSGLTHINSPKGHMGLNYCNGVSISNLTITAPQDSPNTDGIDISYSSQVNIFNSTIATGDDCIAINGGCSYININNVKCGPGHGISVGSLGDKGEMDLVEEVHVQNCTFIGTENGARIKTWPGGSGYARKISFEQIILQGTKNPIIIDQYYCNGHQCTAVKVSEIKYSGISGTSESQQGITLNCAELGCTNITMEEINITSSEPGEEIYAYCQNANGTSSFTFPQVPCLLGF, encoded by the exons ATGCAGAAGGTTCAGCTATTaaccattatttttattttcatctcCTCTATTGTTTCAAATCTCGCCATTGGAGATGCCACAAGTACTTTCAATGTGGTAGATTTTGGTGCCATTGGAGATGGTGAAACTGATAATTCTAAGGCCTTTCTACAAGCATGGAAAGCTTTATGTGAAGCTGAAGAAGATGAGTATGGAGGCATGCCAATGCTTCAAATACCTGATGGCACTTTCTTGCTGAAGCCCTTGCAATTTCAAGGTCCATGTGTATCTAATTCTATTCATATTCAG TTATTGGGGAAGATTTTAGCACCCAGTACTATTAAACGTAAATGGTGGATACTCTTCACTGAAGTAAATGGTCTGATTCTTGATGGTTCTGGTTCTATTGATGGTCAAGGCTCTCTATGGTGGAATAAGGTAAGTTTATTTCTT GCTTTGCAATTTCATAGATGTGATAATCTTGAATTAAGTGGATTAACACATATCAACAGTCCAAAAGGGCATATGGGTTTGAATTACTGCAATGGTGTGTCAATTTCTAATCTTACAATAACTGCTCCTCAAGATAGTCCTAATACTGATGGAATTGACATTTCCTATTCTTCCCAAGTTAACATCTTCAATTCCACCATAGCAACTG GTGATGACTGTATTGCCATTAATGGAGGCTGCTCCTATATCAACATTAACAATGTTAAGTGTGGACCAGGACATGGAATCAG TGTGGGAAGTTTAGGGGATAAAGGAGAAATGGATCTAGTAGAAGAGGTGCATGTACAAAATTGTACGTTCATCGGAACTGAGAATGGTGCAAGAATCAAGACATGGCcg GGAGGATCAGGATATGCCAGGAAAATTTCATTTGAGCAAATCATTCTCCAGGGAACTAAGAATCCTATCATAATAGACCAGTATTACTGCAATGGACATCAATGCA CAGCAGTGAAAGTAAGTGAGATAAAGTACAGTGGAATTTCTGGAACTTCTGAGAGCCAGCAAGGGATTACACTGAATTGTGCTGAGTTGGGGTGCACCAATATCACAATGGAAGAAATCAATATTACTTCATCTGAGCCTGGAGAAGAGATTTATGCCTACTGTCAAAATGCCAATGGAACCTCTTCTTTTACCTTCCCTCAAGTTCCCTGTCTATTGGGGTTTTAG
- the LOC110610525 gene encoding lysM domain receptor-like kinase 3 isoform X1, with protein MCPSVFKTNDFLVLLGFVSLMCLLFSAHSFHVSTIPCSNDSLIQSCPASLYYVPNTSINLQETASLFHVNASVVNRTVDGFLVTINCSCSAALDYFTWHMDYLIQPRDSWESISLKFGSFVVEPPKNALNSLHTITLDFLCGCSETAYMVTYRVKKRDTLFTIHSQFNANLNMTARSNGLEYPYLIYDGDILFIPVPAGELQNLTILEERKDTKDTKASKSRIHILVGSISGASIVILLAVVFVFWKRNRANRAQQSKSFSQRSDCLLCNHDKCPCPRKCEEHPASLLNSEKATIFPYYEIVDATSNFSVASKVGQGSYGSVYRGKLRGTDVAIKQMKDTKSKEFMSELNILCRVHHSNLIELIGYGAGGDSLFLVYEFAQNGALSDHLHNPTLRGHRPLPWITRAQIALDAAKGLEYIHEHTQPYYVHRDVKTSNILLDSNFRAKIADFGLVKLLDNSPDVRAAASRIVGTFGYLAPEYARDGFVTTKSDVYSFGVVLMELLTGQPALTKDASSENDQVSEHRSVVQYILSAFNDTEDPFTQLEKCVDPNLTCYHKDSLFQMALLSKDCVDDNWNHRPEMSRVVLRLSHILLNSKDNEGLECDQLTG; from the exons ATGTGTCCTTCAGTTTTTAAGACTAACGATTTCTTGGTTTTGTTGGGTTTTGTCAGTTTAATGTGTCTTTTGTTTTCTGCCCATAGTTTCCATGTCTCAACAATACCCTGCAGTAATGATTCTTTAATCCAATCATGTCCTGCTTCACTCTACTATGTACCCAACACCAGTATCAACCTCCAAGAAACAGCTTCTTTGTTTCATGTGAATGCTAGTGTAGTTAATAGGACTGTTGATGGTTTCTTGGTTACCATAAATTGCAGTTGTTCAGCTGCCCTAGATTACTTCACTTGGCACATGGACTACTTGATCCAACCAAGGGATTCATGGGAGAGCATTTCCTTGAAATTTGGCTCATTTGTGGTGGAACCCCCCAAAAATGCATTAAATTCATTGCATACTATAACACTAGATTTCTTATGTGGTTGTTCTGAAACTGCATATATGGTGACCTACAGGGTTAAAAAGAGAGATACACTGTTTACTATTCATTCTCAGTTTAATGCTAATTTAAACATGACTGCCAGGTCTAATGGGCTGGAGTATCCATACCTTATCTATGATGGTGATATTCTATTTATCCCAGTACCAG CAGGGGAGCTTCAAAACCTTACCATACTTGAGGAGAGAAAAG ATACCAAGGACACAAAAGCATCAAAATCTCGAATTCATATTTTGGTTGGATCCATATCTGGTGCCTCTATTGTCATATTGTTAGCAGTTGTATTTGTATTCTGGAAAAGAAATAGGGCGAACAGAGCTCAACAATCAAAATCTTTTTCACAGAGATCAGATTGCTTGCTCTGTAATCATGACAAGTGCCCTTGTCCTAGAA AATGTGAAGAACATCCAGCTTCCTTATTGAACTCCGAAAAAGCTACCATTTTCCCTTACTATGAAATTGTTGATGCAACGTCCAACTTTAGTGTAGCTTCAAAGGTTGGCCAAGGATCATATGGGTCAGTTTATCGTGGAAAATTAAGAGGAACT GATGTTGCCATCAAGCAGATGAAGGATACCAAGTCAAAGGAGTTCATGTCTGAGCTGAACATTCTTTGCAGAGTTCATCATTCAAACTTG ATTGAGCTTATTGGATATGGGGCTGGTGGAGACTCTTTGTTTCTAGTATATGAATTTGCCCAAAATGGTGCATTGAGTGATCATCTACACAATCCCACTTTAAGAG GTCATAGACCTCTTCCTTGGATTACGCGTGCCCAGATTGCTCTTGATGCAGCTAAAGGGCTTGAGTATATACATGAGCACACACAACCATATTATGTCCATCGTGATGTGAAGACAAGCAATATTCTATTAGATTCCAATTTTCGTGCAAAG ATTGCAGATTTTGGACTGGTAAAGTTATTAGATAATTCTCCAGATGTTCGAGCAGCAGCATCTAGAATTGTTGGCACATTTGGTTACCTAGCACCTGA GTATGCTCGAGATGGGTTTGTGACCACGAAGAGTGATGTCTATTCCTTTGGAGTTGTTCTCATGGAACTACTTACCGGCCAACCAGCATTAACTAAAGATGCAAGTTCTGAAAATGATCAAGTCAGTGAACATCGTTCTGTGGTGCAATAT ATCCTATCGGCGTTTAATGATACTGAGGATCCTTTCACGCAGCTGGAGAAATGCGTTGATCCAAACCTCACCTGCTACCATAAAGATTCACTCTTCCAG ATGGCACTCTTGTCTAAAGACTGTGTTGATGATAATTGGAATCATCGTCCTGAAATGAGTAGAGTTGTGCTACGCCTTTCACACATCCTGTTGAACTCCAAGGATAATGAAGGACTAGAGTGCGACCAACTTACGGGCTAA
- the LOC110610525 gene encoding lysM domain receptor-like kinase 3 isoform X2, translated as MCPSVFKTNDFLVLLGFVSLMCLLFSAHSFHVSTIPCSNDSLIQSCPASLYYVPNTSINLQETASLFHVNASVVNRTVDGFLVTINCSCSAALDYFTWHMDYLIQPRDSWESISLKFGSFVVEPPKNALNSLHTITLDFLCGCSETAYMVTYRVKKRDTLFTIHSQFNANLNMTARSNGLEYPYLIYDGDILFIPVPAGELQNLTILEERKECEEHPASLLNSEKATIFPYYEIVDATSNFSVASKVGQGSYGSVYRGKLRGTDVAIKQMKDTKSKEFMSELNILCRVHHSNLIELIGYGAGGDSLFLVYEFAQNGALSDHLHNPTLRGHRPLPWITRAQIALDAAKGLEYIHEHTQPYYVHRDVKTSNILLDSNFRAKIADFGLVKLLDNSPDVRAAASRIVGTFGYLAPEYARDGFVTTKSDVYSFGVVLMELLTGQPALTKDASSENDQVSEHRSVVQYILSAFNDTEDPFTQLEKCVDPNLTCYHKDSLFQMALLSKDCVDDNWNHRPEMSRVVLRLSHILLNSKDNEGLECDQLTG; from the exons ATGTGTCCTTCAGTTTTTAAGACTAACGATTTCTTGGTTTTGTTGGGTTTTGTCAGTTTAATGTGTCTTTTGTTTTCTGCCCATAGTTTCCATGTCTCAACAATACCCTGCAGTAATGATTCTTTAATCCAATCATGTCCTGCTTCACTCTACTATGTACCCAACACCAGTATCAACCTCCAAGAAACAGCTTCTTTGTTTCATGTGAATGCTAGTGTAGTTAATAGGACTGTTGATGGTTTCTTGGTTACCATAAATTGCAGTTGTTCAGCTGCCCTAGATTACTTCACTTGGCACATGGACTACTTGATCCAACCAAGGGATTCATGGGAGAGCATTTCCTTGAAATTTGGCTCATTTGTGGTGGAACCCCCCAAAAATGCATTAAATTCATTGCATACTATAACACTAGATTTCTTATGTGGTTGTTCTGAAACTGCATATATGGTGACCTACAGGGTTAAAAAGAGAGATACACTGTTTACTATTCATTCTCAGTTTAATGCTAATTTAAACATGACTGCCAGGTCTAATGGGCTGGAGTATCCATACCTTATCTATGATGGTGATATTCTATTTATCCCAGTACCAG CAGGGGAGCTTCAAAACCTTACCATACTTGAGGAGAGAAAAG AATGTGAAGAACATCCAGCTTCCTTATTGAACTCCGAAAAAGCTACCATTTTCCCTTACTATGAAATTGTTGATGCAACGTCCAACTTTAGTGTAGCTTCAAAGGTTGGCCAAGGATCATATGGGTCAGTTTATCGTGGAAAATTAAGAGGAACT GATGTTGCCATCAAGCAGATGAAGGATACCAAGTCAAAGGAGTTCATGTCTGAGCTGAACATTCTTTGCAGAGTTCATCATTCAAACTTG ATTGAGCTTATTGGATATGGGGCTGGTGGAGACTCTTTGTTTCTAGTATATGAATTTGCCCAAAATGGTGCATTGAGTGATCATCTACACAATCCCACTTTAAGAG GTCATAGACCTCTTCCTTGGATTACGCGTGCCCAGATTGCTCTTGATGCAGCTAAAGGGCTTGAGTATATACATGAGCACACACAACCATATTATGTCCATCGTGATGTGAAGACAAGCAATATTCTATTAGATTCCAATTTTCGTGCAAAG ATTGCAGATTTTGGACTGGTAAAGTTATTAGATAATTCTCCAGATGTTCGAGCAGCAGCATCTAGAATTGTTGGCACATTTGGTTACCTAGCACCTGA GTATGCTCGAGATGGGTTTGTGACCACGAAGAGTGATGTCTATTCCTTTGGAGTTGTTCTCATGGAACTACTTACCGGCCAACCAGCATTAACTAAAGATGCAAGTTCTGAAAATGATCAAGTCAGTGAACATCGTTCTGTGGTGCAATAT ATCCTATCGGCGTTTAATGATACTGAGGATCCTTTCACGCAGCTGGAGAAATGCGTTGATCCAAACCTCACCTGCTACCATAAAGATTCACTCTTCCAG ATGGCACTCTTGTCTAAAGACTGTGTTGATGATAATTGGAATCATCGTCCTGAAATGAGTAGAGTTGTGCTACGCCTTTCACACATCCTGTTGAACTCCAAGGATAATGAAGGACTAGAGTGCGACCAACTTACGGGCTAA